Proteins from a single region of Polyangiaceae bacterium:
- a CDS encoding DUF695 domain-containing protein, with product MSDEQGDWDFYYCRVDDAPASIFLDFQYLQERPALDTLYYAGLQMLDPDDHGMGSTDDAKLLWALEDAITASAQEAGFTYVGRLRNHGDWQLTFYGAAGKEETLEAVVVEALKDVERGYRIGSKEDPEWGYYHEFLVPDEERWRWIMDRRVVQQLEAQGDPLSVPREVDHFLFFPDADRRDAFAKEAAALGFRCNVLDPDETLERAFGLSLHRDDGVELNYIHDLVMSLVEMAAPHDGDYDGWGCVLIRDPKLQN from the coding sequence ATGAGCGACGAGCAAGGCGACTGGGACTTCTACTACTGCCGCGTGGACGACGCGCCCGCGAGCATCTTCCTCGACTTCCAGTACCTGCAGGAGCGCCCGGCGCTCGACACGCTCTACTACGCCGGCCTGCAGATGCTCGACCCCGACGACCACGGCATGGGCAGCACCGACGACGCGAAGCTGCTCTGGGCGCTGGAAGACGCCATCACCGCGAGCGCGCAGGAGGCGGGCTTCACCTACGTGGGCCGCCTGCGCAATCACGGCGATTGGCAGCTGACCTTCTACGGCGCCGCCGGCAAAGAAGAGACCCTGGAAGCGGTGGTCGTCGAAGCACTCAAGGACGTCGAACGCGGCTATCGCATCGGGAGCAAGGAAGATCCGGAGTGGGGCTACTACCACGAGTTCCTCGTACCCGACGAAGAGCGCTGGCGCTGGATCATGGATCGCCGCGTGGTGCAGCAGCTCGAAGCGCAAGGCGATCCCCTGAGCGTCCCTCGTGAAGTCGACCACTTCTTGTTCTTCCCGGATGCGGATCGCCGCGACGCTTTCGCCAAAGAGGCGGCAGCGCTCGGCTTCCGCTGCAACGTGCTGGACCCTGACGAGACTCTGGAGCGCGCTTTTGGGCTTTCACTTCACCGCGACGACGGAGTCGAACTCAACTACATCCACGATCTGGTGATGTCCCTGGTGGAGATGGCAGCACCCCACGACGGCGACTACGACGGCTGGGGCTGCGTCCTGATCCGCGACCCCAAGCTACAGAACTGA
- the rpoZ gene encoding DNA-directed RNA polymerase subunit omega produces the protein MARVTVEDCLEHEENRFALVVLASHRTRQLMKGSPALVNAKNKAAVVSLREIAKGRVYWHRPSEEVVREYIAEIQAAEPQ, from the coding sequence GTGGCACGCGTTACCGTCGAAGATTGCTTGGAGCACGAGGAAAACCGATTCGCACTGGTGGTGCTCGCATCGCATCGCACGCGCCAGCTGATGAAGGGATCTCCCGCGCTGGTCAACGCGAAGAACAAGGCCGCCGTCGTCAGCCTGCGCGAGATTGCGAAGGGCCGCGTGTACTGGCACCGCCCCAGTGAAGAGGTCGTGCGCGAGTACATCGCCGAGATTCAGGCCGCCGAGCCGCAGTGA
- a CDS encoding class I SAM-dependent methyltransferase — translation MSSRRPRRAPGLAAADLGQVGDLGSLAHYADAAYYDRTYRNRASDVAWYVRRAKQVGGEVLELGAGSGRVALEVARAGLSVTAVDLSRPMLRALEAKLEQEPELRKRVRVKHADFTKLAIRRKFALVTAPFNVVLHLYGLDEVRAFFATVQRHLQPGGMFAFDFSMPQPDDLALDPNKRYFAPRFRHPTTGVLTRYAERFEYDPLRQLLVVWMEFFPEDGSPAWTVPLTHRQFFPLEMRALLEAAGFRGIEYFGDFSEAAPDAQTDSIAVICRGSGRKPAQRRR, via the coding sequence GTGAGCTCGCGCCGTCCGCGTCGCGCGCCGGGACTGGCAGCCGCGGACTTGGGTCAGGTCGGGGATCTCGGGTCCCTGGCGCACTACGCCGACGCGGCGTATTACGATCGCACCTATCGTAATCGCGCGTCCGACGTCGCTTGGTACGTGCGTCGCGCGAAACAGGTCGGGGGCGAGGTGCTGGAGCTCGGCGCCGGAAGTGGACGCGTAGCGCTCGAGGTCGCTCGCGCGGGTCTGTCGGTCACCGCGGTGGATCTGTCGCGGCCCATGTTGCGCGCGCTGGAGGCGAAGCTCGAGCAAGAGCCGGAACTGCGCAAGCGCGTTCGGGTGAAGCATGCAGACTTCACCAAGCTGGCGATACGCCGCAAGTTCGCGCTGGTCACGGCGCCCTTCAACGTCGTGCTGCACCTCTACGGTTTGGACGAGGTGCGCGCCTTCTTCGCCACCGTGCAGCGGCACTTGCAGCCTGGTGGCATGTTCGCCTTCGACTTCTCGATGCCTCAGCCCGACGATTTGGCGTTGGATCCCAACAAGCGCTACTTCGCGCCGCGCTTTCGGCACCCGACCACCGGCGTGCTCACGCGTTACGCCGAACGCTTCGAGTACGATCCCCTGCGGCAGCTGCTCGTGGTGTGGATGGAGTTCTTTCCCGAAGACGGCAGCCCGGCGTGGACCGTGCCGCTGACCCATCGGCAGTTCTTTCCCCTGGAGATGCGCGCCCTGTTGGAGGCCGCGGGCTTTCGCGGCATCGAGTACTTCGGCGACTTCAGCGAGGCGGCTCCCGACGCCCAGACGGATTCCATTGCCGTCATCTGCCGTGGGTCGGGCCGAAAACCCGCGCAACGGCGGCGGTGA
- a CDS encoding DnaJ C-terminal domain-containing protein, whose product MARDFYKELGVNRDAGADEIKKAYRKLAAELHPDRNPGNNEAEERFKAVNRAYQTLSDAKSRKLYDEFGEDGLREGFDAEAARAYKRAAGRGGNIGFEDIFGAAQNSGIGDLFGDLFGGGRGRRRAAKGPDVASEVTVDFLSAIRGATLKLRVQDGGEEVSVRIPAGAADGDRVRVPGHGAPGMLGGQPGDLLLSIRVSPHPLFEREGLDLYLDLPITPGEAYRGAKVRVPTPEGTVTLTVPSGAQSGQVVRLRSKGVKRGKRTGDFYVRFLVRLPESRSDDVEKAIQALDAALGQDVRAGLQV is encoded by the coding sequence ATGGCCAGGGATTTCTACAAAGAGCTGGGTGTCAATCGGGACGCCGGCGCGGACGAAATCAAAAAGGCGTACCGCAAGCTGGCGGCGGAGCTGCACCCGGACCGGAACCCCGGGAACAACGAGGCCGAGGAGCGCTTCAAGGCGGTCAATCGCGCCTACCAGACCTTGAGCGATGCCAAGTCGCGCAAGCTCTACGACGAGTTCGGTGAGGACGGTTTGCGCGAGGGATTCGATGCGGAGGCGGCGCGCGCCTACAAGCGCGCGGCGGGCCGGGGCGGCAACATCGGCTTCGAGGACATCTTCGGAGCGGCGCAGAACAGCGGCATTGGCGATCTGTTCGGCGACCTGTTCGGCGGGGGACGTGGCCGGCGGCGGGCCGCGAAGGGTCCGGACGTCGCGAGCGAAGTGACCGTCGATTTTCTCAGTGCGATTCGAGGCGCAACACTGAAGCTGCGCGTGCAAGACGGTGGCGAAGAAGTGTCCGTGCGCATCCCGGCGGGCGCGGCCGACGGCGACCGCGTGCGCGTTCCGGGTCACGGCGCTCCCGGCATGCTCGGCGGGCAGCCCGGAGATCTGCTGCTGAGCATTCGCGTCTCGCCCCATCCGCTGTTCGAGCGCGAGGGGTTGGATCTCTACCTGGACTTGCCGATCACGCCCGGCGAAGCCTACCGCGGCGCGAAGGTGCGCGTGCCGACGCCCGAAGGCACCGTGACGCTGACCGTGCCCTCGGGCGCGCAGAGCGGCCAGGTCGTGCGTTTGCGCAGCAAGGGCGTGAAGCGCGGCAAGCGCACCGGTGACTTCTACGTGCGCTTCTTGGTGCGGCTGCCGGAAAGCCGAAGCGACGACGTGGAAAAGGCGATTCAAGCCCTCGACGCGGCCCTGGGTCAGGACGTGCGCGCCGGGCTGCAGGTTTGA
- the add gene encoding adenosine deaminase has protein sequence MEDTKSNGSHLDESGFVPFEVFQALPKTDLHVHLDGSLRLETILELARAESIDLPADSVEGLRDAIGCGRIFGSLVDYLRGFEITLKVMQTEASLERIAFELAEDAHMENVRYMEVRYSPMLHTRRGLKLTKVVEAVLDGLRRARETYGIKANVIICGIRNISPESSYEMAELAVAYKGRGVVGFDLAGAEADNPAKHHKLAFQLVRDNNINCTIHAGEAYGPESVAQAIHVCGAHRIGHGVRLRESGDLLHYVNDHRIPLECCPSSNVQTGAVRDLASHPLKLYFDLGLRVTVNTDNRLITDTSVSKELYLAHTQMGMPFRDIKNMVVGGFKSSFRPFHEKQAALRRVTVEMERFDDEGRLRPDAAAPPSDPRSRPFSPKPTAQPG, from the coding sequence ATGGAAGATACGAAAAGCAACGGATCACACCTCGACGAGTCGGGCTTCGTGCCCTTCGAGGTGTTCCAGGCGCTTCCCAAGACGGACCTGCATGTCCATCTGGACGGCTCACTGCGCCTCGAAACGATACTGGAGCTGGCGCGTGCGGAGAGCATCGACCTGCCCGCCGACAGCGTGGAAGGCCTGCGCGACGCCATCGGCTGCGGGCGCATCTTTGGCTCTTTGGTCGACTACCTACGTGGCTTCGAGATCACCCTCAAGGTGATGCAGACCGAGGCTTCGCTCGAGCGCATTGCCTTCGAACTGGCCGAAGACGCCCACATGGAGAACGTGCGCTACATGGAAGTGCGCTACTCCCCCATGTTGCACACGCGGCGCGGGCTGAAGCTCACCAAGGTGGTGGAAGCGGTGCTCGACGGCCTACGCCGGGCCCGAGAAACCTACGGCATCAAAGCCAACGTGATCATCTGCGGGATCCGCAACATCTCCCCGGAAAGCTCCTACGAAATGGCGGAGCTGGCCGTGGCCTACAAGGGCCGCGGCGTGGTCGGCTTCGACCTCGCCGGCGCCGAGGCGGACAACCCCGCCAAGCACCACAAGCTCGCCTTCCAGCTGGTGCGGGACAACAACATCAATTGTACCATTCACGCTGGCGAGGCCTATGGGCCCGAGTCCGTCGCGCAAGCCATTCACGTCTGCGGCGCGCATCGCATTGGCCACGGCGTTCGCCTACGCGAAAGCGGCGATCTGCTGCACTACGTCAATGACCACCGCATTCCGCTCGAGTGCTGCCCTTCCAGCAACGTGCAGACCGGAGCGGTGCGCGATCTGGCCAGTCACCCCTTGAAGCTGTACTTCGACCTGGGGCTGCGCGTGACCGTGAACACCGACAACCGGCTCATCACGGACACCTCGGTGAGCAAGGAACTCTATCTGGCGCACACCCAGATGGGCATGCCCTTCCGCGACATCAAGAACATGGTCGTCGGTGGCTTCAAGTCGAGCTTCCGCCCCTTCCACGAGAAGCAGGCCGCTCTGCGCCGCGTCACCGTCGAGATGGAGCGCTTCGACGACGAAGGCCGCTTGCGCCCCGACGCCGCCGCGCCGCCCTCGGATCCACGCAGCCGCCCCTTCTCTCCCAAGCCCACGGCGCAGCCGGGCTGA